In one Streptomyces sp. NBC_00597 genomic region, the following are encoded:
- a CDS encoding acyltransferase — translation MSDRLVLTGDRVPEPTEAPQTAPDPGRRRQRVWSRRGAAGSARAPRIAVLDGLRLFAALSVVLFHYLAGSGTIPWQRTAVELFPTLHKVAEFGWLGVVFFFMISGFVICMSGWGKSLQQFWHGRILRLFPLYWAAVVLSSAAARLGPRTPGEPKVTVGQMLTNLTMLHEPLGVNSVDNVYWTLWIELRFYLIFSLVVLLGAGHRRVANFCWVWALGSVLAPAAGIPLLDQLLVPRWAPFFIAGITFYLVRRAGRFDGETLGLLALSWLLMQHRLPAIMQGEGHGINWKVCLAAITVMYVLMGLIALGKLDWIQWRWLPIAGAISYPLYLVHQSLGIRVIWRWNQQWGAWPTLLGVIAGAMLIAWLLHRLVERPLVPLLRRLLTPAASASR, via the coding sequence ATGTCCGACAGGCTCGTCCTCACCGGGGACCGCGTCCCGGAGCCCACCGAGGCGCCGCAGACAGCTCCCGACCCCGGTCGACGCCGCCAGAGGGTGTGGTCGAGGCGCGGCGCTGCCGGGTCCGCGCGGGCGCCTCGAATAGCCGTGCTCGACGGTCTGCGGCTCTTCGCGGCGCTGTCGGTGGTGCTGTTCCACTACCTGGCCGGTTCGGGGACGATCCCCTGGCAGCGGACGGCGGTCGAGCTGTTTCCCACCCTGCACAAGGTCGCCGAGTTCGGCTGGCTGGGTGTGGTCTTCTTCTTCATGATCAGCGGCTTCGTGATCTGCATGTCCGGCTGGGGCAAGTCCCTCCAGCAGTTCTGGCACGGCCGGATCCTACGACTGTTCCCGCTCTACTGGGCGGCGGTCGTGCTCTCCTCGGCGGCTGCCCGCCTCGGCCCGCGGACCCCGGGCGAGCCGAAGGTCACCGTCGGCCAAATGCTCACCAACCTCACGATGCTCCACGAGCCCCTCGGCGTGAACAGCGTCGACAACGTCTACTGGACGCTCTGGATCGAGCTGCGCTTCTACCTGATCTTCTCGCTGGTCGTCCTGCTGGGTGCCGGCCACCGCAGGGTCGCGAACTTCTGCTGGGTCTGGGCGCTGGGTTCGGTCCTGGCGCCGGCGGCGGGCATCCCGCTGCTGGACCAGCTCCTGGTGCCCCGGTGGGCGCCCTTCTTCATCGCCGGGATCACCTTCTACCTGGTCCGCCGGGCCGGCCGCTTCGACGGTGAGACCCTGGGCCTCCTGGCGCTGTCCTGGCTGCTGATGCAGCACCGCCTCCCGGCGATCATGCAGGGCGAGGGGCACGGCATCAACTGGAAGGTCTGTCTGGCCGCGATCACCGTCATGTACGTGCTGATGGGCCTGATCGCACTCGGCAAGCTGGACTGGATCCAGTGGCGCTGGCTGCCGATCGCGGGCGCGATCTCCTACCCGCTCTACCTCGTGCACCAGTCGCTGGGCATACGCGTGATCTGGCGATGGAACCAGCAGTGGGGTGCGTGGCCGACCCTGCTCGGCGTCATCGCGGGCGCGATGCTGATCGCCTGGCTGCTGCACCGCCTCGTCGAGCGGCCCCTCGTCCCGCTGCTGCGCCGCCTGCTCACCCCGGCCGCGTCGGCGTCCCGGTAG
- a CDS encoding glycoside hydrolase family 15 protein: MTQPIEDYALIGDLMTSGLVGRDGSLDWLCLPRFDSPACFSALLGGKENGHWRIAPAGAAAGARCTHRAYIDGSLVLESYWDTPDGASFKVTDFMPERDSAPDVMRIVEGLSGEAAVLSVLRLRFDYGHVVPWVRRSNGERVAVAGPDSAWFRSEPAVHTWGEDNSTRSEFTVAAGERVAFVLTWHPSHEPRPATVDPYEALEQNLADWRDWTAQCTYEGPYREAVTRSLITLKALTYAPTGGIAAAATTSLPEELGGVRNWDYRYCWLRDSTLTLGSLLETGFHDEARAWREWLLRAVAGDPADLQIMYGIGGERRIPESDLPWLRGYADSAPVRVGNAAVDQLQLDVYGEVLDSLYLARENGLPSERHAWQIQLALLDFLERNWRRPDEGLWEVRGPRRHFVHSKVMAWVAADRAVRTMESDSSLPGDVERWRAMRDEVHRDVIDNGFDPVRGTFTQYYGSRELDAATLLIPRVGFLPPDDPRVIGTVDAVRAELGSSGLVRRYSIEGPSVDGLPGDEGAFLACSFWLADALHMTGRDKEARELFERLLAVRNDVGLLAEEYDPVSDRQLGNFPQAFSHVGLVNTAIILGRTQPPPAV, encoded by the coding sequence ATGACACAACCCATCGAAGACTACGCACTCATCGGCGACCTCATGACCAGCGGGCTCGTCGGCCGCGACGGGTCCCTCGACTGGCTGTGCCTGCCGCGTTTCGATTCGCCCGCCTGCTTCTCGGCGCTCCTCGGCGGCAAGGAGAACGGCCACTGGCGCATCGCCCCGGCCGGGGCCGCCGCCGGCGCACGGTGCACGCACCGCGCCTACATCGACGGCTCGCTGGTCCTGGAGTCCTACTGGGACACTCCGGACGGCGCCTCGTTCAAGGTCACCGACTTCATGCCGGAGCGCGACAGCGCCCCCGACGTGATGCGCATCGTCGAGGGCCTGTCCGGCGAGGCCGCCGTGCTCAGCGTCCTGCGCCTGCGGTTCGACTACGGACACGTCGTCCCCTGGGTCCGGCGCTCCAACGGCGAGCGGGTCGCGGTAGCCGGGCCCGACTCCGCCTGGTTCCGCAGCGAACCGGCCGTGCACACCTGGGGCGAGGACAACAGCACCCGCTCCGAATTCACCGTCGCCGCCGGCGAACGGGTCGCCTTCGTCCTCACCTGGCACCCCTCGCACGAACCGCGCCCCGCGACCGTCGACCCGTACGAGGCGCTCGAACAGAACCTCGCCGACTGGCGGGACTGGACCGCCCAGTGCACCTACGAAGGCCCCTACCGGGAAGCGGTGACCCGCTCCCTGATCACCCTCAAGGCCCTCACCTACGCCCCGACCGGCGGAATCGCAGCCGCCGCCACGACCTCCCTCCCCGAGGAACTCGGCGGCGTCCGCAACTGGGACTACCGCTACTGCTGGCTGCGCGACTCCACCCTCACCCTCGGCTCCCTCCTGGAGACCGGCTTCCACGACGAAGCCCGCGCCTGGCGCGAATGGCTGCTGCGCGCGGTCGCCGGCGACCCCGCCGACCTGCAGATCATGTACGGGATCGGGGGCGAGCGGCGGATCCCGGAATCCGACCTGCCGTGGTTGCGCGGCTACGCCGACTCCGCCCCGGTCCGGGTCGGCAACGCGGCCGTGGACCAACTCCAGCTCGACGTGTACGGGGAGGTCCTCGACTCCCTGTACCTGGCCCGGGAGAACGGGCTGCCCTCGGAGCGGCACGCCTGGCAGATCCAGCTCGCGCTCCTCGACTTCCTGGAACGCAACTGGCGCCGGCCGGACGAGGGGCTGTGGGAGGTGCGCGGGCCGCGCCGGCACTTCGTGCACTCCAAGGTGATGGCCTGGGTCGCCGCGGACCGGGCCGTGCGCACCATGGAGAGCGACTCCTCGCTGCCCGGAGACGTGGAGCGGTGGCGGGCCATGCGGGACGAGGTGCACCGGGACGTGATCGACAACGGCTTCGACCCCGTGCGGGGCACCTTCACGCAGTACTACGGTTCCCGGGAGCTGGACGCGGCCACCCTGCTCATCCCGCGCGTCGGGTTCCTGCCGCCCGACGACCCGCGCGTGATCGGCACGGTCGACGCGGTCCGCGCGGAGCTCGGCAGCAGTGGCCTGGTCCGCCGCTACAGCATCGAGGGCCCGTCGGTGGACGGCCTGCCCGGCGACGAAGGCGCCTTCCTGGCCTGCTCGTTCTGGCTCGCGGACGCGTTGCACATGACCGGCCGGGACAAGGAGGCGCGCGAACTGTTCGAGCGGCTGCTGGCCGTACGCAACGACGTGGGACTCCTCGCGGAGGAGTACGACCCGGTGTCGGACCGCCAACTCGGCAACTTCCCACAGGCGTTCAGCCACGTCGGCCTGGTGAACACGGCCATCATCCTGGGCCGCACCCAACCCCCACCCGCGGTCTGA
- a CDS encoding DoxX family membrane protein, producing the protein MTSPSVTATKPQAAAPAVPLAPSTSAHDAGLLLLRVVLGLTMAGHGAQKLFGWFGGGGVSGTGQFFTASGYPAGDAMAVVAGLTETLGGLGLALGLLTPLAGAAVVGTMINAIAVHGAGSFFAPKGIEYELLLTVAAAAVALTGPGRYAADRFLPVLRSHRLAHGALAVALGVVIASALLLVRS; encoded by the coding sequence ATGACCAGCCCCTCCGTCACCGCGACGAAGCCGCAGGCCGCCGCACCGGCCGTCCCCCTCGCCCCCTCCACCTCCGCCCACGACGCCGGACTGCTCCTCCTCCGCGTCGTCCTCGGTCTCACGATGGCCGGCCACGGCGCGCAGAAGCTCTTCGGCTGGTTCGGTGGCGGCGGCGTCAGCGGCACCGGCCAGTTCTTCACCGCCAGCGGCTACCCCGCGGGCGACGCCATGGCCGTCGTCGCAGGCCTGACCGAGACCCTCGGCGGCCTCGGCCTCGCCCTCGGACTGCTCACCCCGCTCGCCGGAGCCGCCGTCGTCGGCACCATGATCAACGCGATCGCCGTCCACGGCGCCGGGTCCTTCTTCGCCCCCAAGGGCATCGAGTACGAGCTCCTCCTGACCGTGGCGGCCGCCGCGGTGGCCCTCACCGGCCCCGGCCGGTACGCCGCCGACCGCTTCCTGCCCGTGCTGCGCAGCCACCGCCTCGCCCACGGCGCCCTCGCAGTCGCCCTCGGCGTGGTCATCGCGAGCGCGCTGCTCCTCGTACGCAGCTGA
- a CDS encoding MarR family transcriptional regulator, translating to MAETRWLDEREMRAWSGFLAASALVNRRLDQQLKDDSGLSHPQYEILVRLAAAPDRELRMTELANGLINSKSGLTYQVTQLEKAGLVRRRSCPSDVRGVFAVLTDAGTARLEEAAPGHVATVREALIDVLTPEQLDTLADGLGEVSRRLREHNG from the coding sequence ATGGCTGAAACGAGATGGCTGGACGAGCGCGAGATGCGCGCCTGGAGCGGCTTCCTGGCCGCCTCCGCCCTGGTGAACCGCCGCCTCGACCAGCAGCTCAAGGACGACTCCGGCCTCTCTCACCCGCAGTACGAGATACTGGTACGGCTCGCCGCGGCTCCGGACCGCGAGCTGCGGATGACGGAACTTGCCAATGGCCTGATCAACTCGAAGAGCGGGCTGACCTACCAGGTCACCCAGCTGGAGAAGGCGGGCTTGGTCCGCCGTCGCAGCTGCCCCTCCGACGTGCGCGGGGTCTTCGCGGTCCTCACGGACGCCGGCACCGCCCGCTTGGAGGAGGCCGCACCCGGTCACGTCGCGACGGTCCGGGAAGCGCTGATCGACGTCCTGACCCCCGAACAGCTCGACACGCTCGCGGACGGGCTGGGCGAGGTCAGCCGCCGACTGCGCGAGCACAACGGGTAA
- a CDS encoding DUF1232 domain-containing protein, producing MDATVWLTVGAVVALGLAIAAGVLLVRVFAARRLLLDAGIPLRDKALFWVAVIYTVSPVDLIPDPVYLDDIGVLLLALRSLHAAAAAVRPGAAAAAAAAAVTAEPARAATTAKPATAEDPGTA from the coding sequence ATGGACGCAACGGTCTGGCTGACGGTCGGCGCGGTCGTCGCCCTCGGGCTGGCGATCGCGGCCGGCGTGCTCCTCGTACGGGTCTTCGCGGCTCGGCGCCTGCTGCTCGATGCGGGGATCCCGCTCCGCGACAAGGCGCTCTTCTGGGTCGCGGTGATCTACACCGTCTCGCCCGTGGACCTGATCCCGGACCCGGTGTACCTCGACGACATCGGCGTACTGCTGCTGGCTCTGCGCTCCCTGCACGCGGCGGCCGCAGCGGTACGGCCGGGCGCGGCCGCGGCCGCCGCGGCGGCGGCAGTGACCGCCGAGCCCGCCAGGGCGGCGACGACCGCGAAGCCGGCCACGGCCGAGGATCCGGGCACCGCATAG
- a CDS encoding SUKH-4 family immunity protein, translating into MPAEDLDALSSPSPTALLEAGAARVREWSGPQAGGGVGREVYTQAQAVFGHADVSRAEFGSWLHFAAKVLGHDAYARQVAEAEPGMPWRTVWAWWRPVGAFRAVPNLSGDASAAVFDGPGGRSLLKVWSLWTEERWFDLTTGEPCPAPGAGEFTERTEEPGEEEPFLFDPDEDAWALHCPGTWEDPVPLGAGRFLLTEARGIVVVERNEAVAAAGWPTGGADNASWDEGAGEPWFAGPAPGEAPLDAARVEAVFGADWTVRVPEARLPASLTHRPTRELISTVGLPRHWGAGATSFELAWTEEGPGAAESADQGPGFGGLLHIGTLEMGYGDEGVVLVHPETGAVSLIREGEGPFPFARDTETFVRLLEAVRRFMGACWNPYPGENGCGSFLAEAAELEPGVLESDDPEEPGAAAWEHVFASITELSVYGY; encoded by the coding sequence ATGCCTGCTGAAGATCTTGACGCCCTGTCCTCCCCCTCCCCCACCGCCCTGCTGGAGGCCGGAGCCGCCCGGGTGCGGGAGTGGTCCGGCCCGCAGGCCGGCGGCGGGGTCGGCCGCGAGGTCTACACCCAGGCCCAGGCCGTGTTCGGGCATGCCGACGTCTCGCGTGCGGAGTTCGGCTCGTGGCTGCACTTCGCCGCGAAGGTGCTCGGGCACGACGCGTACGCGCGGCAGGTCGCCGAGGCAGAGCCCGGCATGCCCTGGCGCACCGTCTGGGCCTGGTGGCGGCCGGTCGGGGCCTTCCGGGCCGTACCGAACCTCAGCGGGGACGCCTCCGCCGCCGTCTTCGACGGGCCCGGCGGCCGGAGCCTGCTGAAGGTCTGGTCGCTGTGGACCGAAGAACGCTGGTTCGACCTGACCACCGGCGAGCCGTGCCCGGCGCCCGGCGCCGGGGAGTTCACCGAACGCACGGAGGAGCCCGGGGAGGAGGAGCCGTTCCTCTTCGACCCGGACGAGGACGCCTGGGCCCTGCACTGCCCCGGCACCTGGGAGGACCCGGTGCCGCTCGGCGCGGGGCGGTTCCTGCTCACCGAGGCGCGCGGGATCGTGGTGGTGGAGCGCAACGAGGCGGTGGCGGCGGCCGGCTGGCCCACCGGCGGCGCCGACAACGCCTCGTGGGACGAGGGCGCGGGCGAGCCGTGGTTCGCGGGCCCGGCGCCCGGCGAGGCGCCGCTCGACGCGGCCCGCGTGGAGGCGGTGTTCGGCGCGGACTGGACGGTCCGGGTACCCGAGGCGCGGCTGCCCGCGTCGCTCACCCACCGCCCGACCCGGGAGCTGATCAGCACGGTGGGCCTGCCGCGCCACTGGGGAGCAGGCGCGACCTCGTTCGAGCTCGCCTGGACCGAGGAGGGGCCCGGAGCGGCGGAGTCCGCGGACCAGGGGCCGGGCTTCGGCGGCCTGCTGCACATAGGGACGTTGGAGATGGGCTACGGCGACGAGGGCGTGGTGCTCGTCCACCCGGAGACGGGCGCGGTGTCGCTGATCCGCGAGGGCGAGGGGCCGTTCCCCTTCGCCCGGGACACGGAGACGTTCGTACGCCTGCTGGAGGCCGTGCGCCGGTTCATGGGGGCGTGTTGGAACCCGTACCCGGGCGAGAACGGCTGCGGCTCCTTCCTCGCGGAGGCGGCGGAGCTGGAGCCGGGCGTCCTGGAGTCGGACGACCCCGAGGAGCCGGGCGCAGCGGCCTGGGAGCACGTTTTCGCGTCCATCACCGAACTGAGCGTCTACGGCTACTGA
- a CDS encoding alpha-ketoglutarate-dependent dioxygenase AlkB: MPGLQGSLFDQGDEIRLGPLQGLCRTRLGSGAWVDHLPGWLSGADSLFERLAEDVPWRAERRQMYEREVDVPRLLAFYDEGESLPHPALVEARTALTRHYAPELGEPFATAGLCLYRDGRDSVAWHGDRIGRSATEDTMVAILSVGDPRDLVLRPRDGGPTLLRLPLGHGDLVVMGGSCQRTMEHAVPKSSRAVGPRISIQYRPRGVR, encoded by the coding sequence ATCCCCGGCCTCCAGGGCTCCCTCTTCGACCAGGGCGACGAGATCCGCCTCGGCCCGCTCCAAGGGCTGTGCCGCACCCGGCTCGGCTCCGGCGCCTGGGTCGACCACCTGCCCGGCTGGCTCTCTGGCGCCGACTCACTGTTCGAGCGGCTGGCCGAGGACGTGCCCTGGCGGGCCGAGCGGCGCCAGATGTACGAGCGCGAGGTCGACGTACCCCGCCTGCTCGCCTTCTACGACGAGGGCGAGTCCCTGCCGCACCCGGCGCTCGTCGAGGCCCGCACCGCACTGACCCGGCATTACGCCCCCGAGCTCGGGGAACCCTTCGCCACCGCCGGGCTCTGCCTCTACCGCGACGGCCGCGACAGCGTCGCCTGGCACGGCGACCGCATCGGCCGGTCCGCCACCGAGGACACCATGGTCGCGATCCTCTCGGTCGGCGACCCGCGCGACCTGGTCCTGCGCCCCCGCGACGGCGGCCCGACCCTGCTGCGCCTGCCCCTGGGGCACGGCGACCTCGTCGTGATGGGCGGCTCCTGCCAGCGGACCATGGAGCACGCGGTCCCCAAGTCCAGCCGCGCCGTCGGCCCGCGCATCAGCATCCAGTACCGCCCCCGCGGCGTCCGCTGA
- a CDS encoding amino acid transporter, with the protein MATPTQPSRLRAWLLEGLTDQTKHRSGHRPEGSDESGTPAAADHGRPWWRVMCLTGLDYFSTLGYQPGIAALAAGLLSPLATIVLVVLTLLGALPVYRRVAEESPHGEGSIAMLERLLSFWKGKLFVLTLLGFAATDFLITITLSAADATAHMVENPHLTSTLNGHQVLITLILIALLGGVFLKGFSEAIGVAVVLVFSYLALNVVVIGVGLWQVVSEPHVITDWKQALLTEHGNVFMMIAIALVVFPKLALGLSGFETGVAVMPHVQGSPHDTEENPAGRIRGTKKLLTTAAVIMSVFLITSSFVTTLLIPAAAFQPGGEANGRALAYLAHEYLGSAFGTVYDVSTILILWFAGSSAMAGLLNLMPRYLPRYGMAPSWARALRPMVIVFTLIAFLVTWLFDADVDAQGGAYATGVLVLITSAAVAVTIAARRAGERGWTIGFGVISAVFVYTTAVNVAERPDGVKIGACFIAGIMALSLLSRLARVFELRVTHVEFDDMAQRFIRDTANRTIRFIANEPDNRDADEYRLKKQQIRADNDIPSEDDVMFVEVTVLDASEFESGMRVRGEVLHGRYRVLTLESSSIPNALAALLLHVRDDTGQRPHIYFEWTEGNPMANFLRFFLFGQGEVAPVTREVIREAEPDRSRRPHVHAG; encoded by the coding sequence ATGGCCACCCCCACCCAGCCGAGCCGCCTCAGGGCATGGCTCCTGGAAGGCCTGACCGACCAGACGAAGCACCGGTCGGGCCATCGGCCGGAGGGGTCGGACGAGAGCGGCACGCCCGCGGCCGCCGACCACGGGCGGCCTTGGTGGCGGGTGATGTGCCTGACCGGCCTCGACTACTTCTCGACCTTGGGCTACCAGCCGGGCATCGCGGCGCTCGCCGCCGGCCTGCTCTCGCCCCTGGCCACGATCGTGCTGGTGGTGCTGACCCTGTTGGGGGCGCTGCCCGTCTACCGCCGCGTGGCGGAGGAGAGCCCGCACGGCGAGGGCTCGATCGCGATGCTGGAACGGCTGCTGTCGTTCTGGAAGGGCAAGCTGTTCGTCCTCACCCTCCTCGGCTTCGCGGCCACCGACTTCCTGATCACCATCACCCTGTCGGCGGCGGACGCGACCGCGCACATGGTCGAGAACCCCCATCTGACGAGCACGCTCAACGGCCACCAGGTACTGATCACCCTGATCCTGATCGCGCTGCTGGGCGGCGTGTTCCTCAAGGGGTTCAGCGAGGCCATCGGGGTGGCCGTGGTCCTGGTCTTCTCGTACCTCGCGCTGAACGTCGTCGTGATCGGGGTCGGCCTGTGGCAGGTCGTCAGCGAGCCCCACGTCATCACCGACTGGAAACAGGCGTTGCTCACCGAGCACGGCAACGTCTTCATGATGATCGCCATCGCGCTCGTGGTCTTCCCGAAGCTGGCGCTGGGTCTGTCCGGGTTCGAGACGGGCGTCGCGGTCATGCCGCACGTCCAGGGCTCCCCGCACGACACGGAGGAGAATCCCGCGGGCCGGATCCGGGGCACGAAGAAGCTACTGACCACGGCCGCCGTGATCATGAGCGTCTTCCTGATCACCAGCAGCTTCGTCACCACCCTCCTCATCCCCGCCGCCGCCTTCCAACCCGGCGGCGAGGCCAACGGCCGCGCCCTGGCGTACCTGGCCCACGAGTACCTGGGCTCGGCCTTCGGCACCGTCTACGACGTCTCGACCATCTTGATCCTGTGGTTCGCGGGCTCCTCGGCCATGGCCGGCCTGCTCAACCTGATGCCGCGCTACCTGCCCCGCTACGGCATGGCCCCCTCCTGGGCCCGCGCCCTGCGCCCGATGGTCATCGTCTTCACCCTGATCGCCTTCCTGGTGACCTGGCTCTTCGACGCCGACGTCGACGCCCAGGGCGGTGCCTACGCCACCGGTGTCCTCGTCCTGATCACCTCCGCGGCCGTCGCGGTCACCATCGCGGCCCGCCGGGCCGGGGAACGCGGCTGGACCATCGGCTTCGGCGTCATCTCCGCCGTCTTCGTCTACACCACCGCCGTCAACGTCGCCGAACGACCCGACGGCGTGAAGATCGGCGCCTGCTTCATCGCCGGCATCATGGCCCTCTCCCTCCTCTCACGCCTCGCCCGCGTCTTCGAGCTGCGCGTCACCCACGTGGAATTCGACGACATGGCCCAACGGTTCATCCGCGACACCGCCAACCGCACCATCCGGTTCATCGCCAACGAGCCCGACAACCGCGACGCCGACGAGTACCGGCTCAAGAAGCAGCAGATCCGCGCCGACAACGACATCCCCTCCGAGGACGACGTCATGTTCGTCGAGGTCACCGTTCTGGACGCATCCGAATTCGAATCGGGCATGCGCGTGCGCGGCGAAGTCCTCCACGGCCGCTACCGCGTCCTGACCCTGGAAAGCTCCAGCATCCCCAACGCACTCGCCGCCCTCCTCCTCCACGTACGGGACGACACCGGCCAGCGCCCGCACATCTACTTCGAATGGACGGAGGGCAACCCGATGGCCAACTTCCTCCGCTTCTTCCTCTTCGGACAGGGCGAGGTCGCCCCCGTCACCCGCGAGGTCATCCGGGAGGCCGAACCCGACCGCAGCCGCCGCCCCCACGTCCACGCCGGCTGA
- a CDS encoding glycoside hydrolase family 15 protein — MSAYPPIAEHGLIGDLQTAALVSSAGTVDWWCTPRFDSPSIFGALLDRAGGGHCHLAVDLDRLGDVKVKQLYLADTATLVTRFMTTDGVGEVGDYMVPDDSREATDRHQLHRTVRVVRGSLPFVLEVRPRFDYGRAPHTLKLLDDGSALMQGPGTDLFVQASAPITLVADGQDAVARFTMTAGDAAVVVLTSDAAGSPRPDPLSRERALADFDRCRAFWHDWLRTSTYRGRWQEMVNRSAITLKLLTYAPTGAPIAAATMGLPEQIGGERNWDYRYTWIRDASLSVRALVKLGFTEEANAFRHWVRDRFEAGGTPSGHPLQIMYRIDGDPHLTEEVLDHWEGYQGSAPVRAGNAAADQVQLDIYGEAAYAFGEAHDMGALRGWTAFTGVIDWFCDHWDAPDEGIWETRGGRQDFTYSRLMSWVAFDRAIRLAQAHSRPADIARWTAARDAIFLQIVERGWSTERQAFVQNYASDVLDASLLLMPKVGFISPSDPAWLSTLDAMDRELVSDSLVYRYDPAASPDGLRGSEGTFNLCSFLYVEALARAGRIGQARYAFDKMLTYANHVGLFAEEIGASGEQLGNFPQAFTHLALIDAALALDEELDRRSA; from the coding sequence ATGAGTGCCTATCCCCCGATCGCAGAGCACGGTCTGATCGGCGACCTCCAGACGGCCGCGCTGGTCTCCAGTGCCGGAACGGTCGACTGGTGGTGCACGCCGCGGTTCGACTCCCCCAGCATCTTCGGAGCACTGCTGGACCGGGCGGGCGGGGGCCACTGCCACCTGGCGGTCGATCTCGACCGGCTCGGCGACGTCAAGGTCAAGCAGCTGTACCTCGCCGACACGGCCACGCTGGTGACCCGGTTCATGACCACGGACGGCGTCGGGGAAGTGGGCGACTACATGGTCCCCGACGACTCCCGCGAGGCCACCGACCGGCATCAACTGCACCGGACGGTACGGGTGGTGCGCGGCAGCCTCCCGTTCGTCCTGGAGGTCCGGCCCCGCTTCGACTACGGGCGGGCCCCGCACACCCTGAAGCTCCTCGACGACGGGTCGGCTCTGATGCAGGGCCCGGGGACGGACCTGTTCGTCCAGGCGAGCGCGCCGATCACCCTCGTCGCGGACGGACAGGACGCCGTCGCGCGCTTCACCATGACGGCGGGCGACGCCGCAGTCGTCGTCCTGACCAGCGACGCCGCCGGCAGCCCCCGCCCCGATCCCCTCAGCCGCGAACGCGCCCTTGCGGATTTCGACCGGTGCCGCGCCTTCTGGCACGACTGGCTGCGCACCTCCACCTACCGGGGACGCTGGCAGGAGATGGTCAACCGGTCCGCCATCACCCTGAAGCTGCTCACCTACGCCCCGACCGGCGCGCCGATCGCCGCGGCGACCATGGGACTGCCCGAGCAGATCGGCGGGGAACGCAACTGGGACTACCGCTACACCTGGATCCGCGACGCGTCCCTGTCGGTGCGCGCCCTCGTCAAACTCGGTTTCACCGAGGAGGCCAACGCCTTCCGCCACTGGGTCCGCGACCGCTTCGAAGCCGGCGGCACCCCCTCCGGCCACCCCTTGCAGATCATGTACCGCATCGACGGCGACCCCCACCTGACCGAGGAGGTCCTCGACCACTGGGAGGGCTACCAGGGGTCCGCTCCCGTCCGGGCCGGTAACGCGGCCGCCGACCAGGTGCAGCTCGACATCTACGGCGAGGCCGCCTACGCGTTCGGCGAGGCCCACGACATGGGTGCGCTGCGCGGCTGGACGGCGTTCACCGGCGTCATCGACTGGTTCTGCGACCACTGGGACGCCCCGGACGAGGGGATCTGGGAGACCCGGGGCGGCCGCCAGGACTTCACCTACAGCCGCCTGATGTCGTGGGTCGCCTTCGACCGGGCCATCCGCCTCGCGCAGGCCCACTCCCGGCCCGCGGACATCGCCCGGTGGACGGCGGCACGCGACGCGATCTTCCTGCAGATCGTGGAGCGCGGCTGGAGCACCGAGCGGCAGGCCTTCGTGCAGAACTACGCGTCGGACGTGCTCGACGCGTCGCTGCTGCTCATGCCGAAGGTGGGTTTCATCTCGCCCTCCGACCCCGCCTGGCTGTCCACGCTCGACGCGATGGACCGGGAACTCGTCAGCGACAGCCTCGTCTACCGCTACGACCCCGCGGCCTCGCCGGACGGGCTGCGCGGTTCCGAAGGAACGTTCAACCTGTGCAGCTTCCTGTACGTCGAGGCGCTCGCCCGGGCCGGGCGGATCGGCCAGGCCCGCTACGCGTTCGACAAGATGCTGACCTACGCCAACCACGTCGGCCTGTTCGCCGAGGAGATCGGAGCCTCCGGCGAGCAGTTGGGCAACTTCCCGCAGGCGTTCACGCACCTGGCGCTCATCGACGCCGCGCTGGCGCTCGACGAGGAACTGGACCGCCGGTCGGCATGA